From a single Rhodococcus qingshengii JCM 15477 genomic region:
- a CDS encoding AMP-binding protein, with product MSFKSPFPDVEIPNLSVYDFLFGNTDPADLDKTAFVEGSSGAVTTYASLIAQINGVAGALAARGLAVGDVVGLHSPNVPAFGSVFHGILRAGGVATTINALYTAEDIAKQLTDSKAKFLFTVSPLLPQAKAAADQVGIPAENVFVLDGAEGHLSLRDLLGEGAAAPEISFDPATQLAVLPYSSGTTGRPKGVMLTHRNLVANVCQIIPRMGIETDDKILAVLPFFHIYGMTVLLNAALYRRASLITMPKFDLVEFLRIVAEQKSTYIFVAPPVAVALAKHPLVDQYDLSSVHTIFSGAAPLDAALGKAVADRLNCHVRQGYGMSEMSPVSHAIPFDRDDIALDTCGPTIANMECKLVDPGTGEEVAYPPLGSDGVSEPGELWCKGPNIMLGYLGNDQATKDTLDDDGYLHTGDIATVDGDGVVKIVDRLKELIKYKGYQVPPAELEALLLTHPQIADAAVIGVLDAEGEEVPKAFVVLQDGAELTEADVISFVAERVSPHKKVRQVSFISTVPKSAAGKILRKDLRTAEVAPS from the coding sequence GTGAGCTTCAAGAGTCCGTTCCCCGACGTTGAAATCCCCAACCTCAGCGTCTACGACTTCCTGTTCGGAAACACCGACCCCGCAGACCTCGACAAGACGGCCTTCGTCGAGGGCAGTTCGGGCGCAGTCACCACATACGCTTCGCTGATCGCACAGATCAACGGCGTTGCAGGCGCTCTCGCAGCGCGCGGACTCGCCGTCGGCGACGTGGTCGGGCTGCATTCGCCCAACGTCCCGGCCTTCGGTTCCGTCTTCCACGGCATCCTTCGTGCCGGTGGCGTCGCGACCACGATCAACGCGCTCTACACCGCCGAGGACATCGCCAAGCAGCTCACCGATTCCAAGGCCAAGTTCCTCTTCACCGTCTCGCCGCTCCTGCCGCAGGCAAAGGCCGCTGCTGATCAGGTCGGTATCCCCGCTGAGAACGTCTTCGTGCTCGACGGGGCCGAAGGCCACCTCTCGCTGCGAGATCTGCTCGGCGAGGGCGCAGCGGCGCCCGAGATCTCCTTCGACCCGGCCACCCAACTCGCGGTGCTGCCGTACTCCTCGGGCACCACCGGCCGACCCAAGGGGGTCATGCTCACCCATCGGAACCTCGTGGCCAACGTCTGCCAGATCATTCCGCGGATGGGCATCGAGACCGACGACAAGATTCTCGCGGTCCTGCCGTTCTTCCACATCTACGGCATGACTGTCCTGCTCAACGCTGCGCTCTACCGCCGCGCGAGCCTCATCACGATGCCGAAGTTCGATCTCGTCGAGTTCCTGCGGATCGTCGCCGAGCAGAAGTCGACGTACATCTTCGTCGCACCGCCCGTTGCCGTCGCGCTGGCCAAGCACCCGCTCGTCGACCAGTACGACCTCTCGAGCGTGCACACCATCTTCTCCGGTGCGGCCCCGCTCGACGCGGCGCTCGGCAAGGCCGTCGCCGACCGGTTGAACTGCCACGTCCGCCAGGGCTACGGCATGTCCGAGATGAGCCCGGTCTCGCACGCGATCCCGTTCGACCGCGACGACATCGCGCTCGACACCTGCGGTCCGACCATCGCCAACATGGAATGCAAGCTCGTCGACCCCGGAACGGGCGAAGAGGTCGCGTACCCGCCTCTCGGCTCGGACGGCGTCAGCGAGCCCGGCGAACTGTGGTGCAAGGGCCCGAACATCATGCTCGGCTACCTCGGCAACGACCAGGCCACCAAGGACACCCTCGACGACGACGGTTACCTGCACACCGGTGACATCGCGACCGTCGACGGCGACGGCGTCGTCAAGATCGTCGACCGCCTCAAGGAACTGATCAAGTACAAGGGCTACCAGGTTCCCCCGGCGGAACTCGAGGCCTTGCTGCTGACCCACCCGCAGATCGCCGACGCCGCAGTGATCGGCGTGCTCGACGCCGAGGGCGAAGAGGTTCCGAAGGCATTCGTGGTGCTCCAGGACGGCGCCGAGTTGACCGAAGCCGACGTGATCTCGTTCGTCGCCGAGCGCGTCTCGCCGCACAAGAAGGTTCGCCAGGTTTCGTTCATCAGCACCGTGCCGAAATCCGCGGCCGGAAAGATCCTCCGCAAGGATCTGCGAACTGCGGAAGTAGCCCCGAGCTGA
- a CDS encoding phosphoglyceromutase: MNAMSIGTLVLLRHGESEWNALNLFTGWVDVHLTDKGMAEGKRAGELLAEHNLLPDVLYTSLLRRAISTANLALDAADRHWIPVVRDWRLNERHYGALQGKNKAQTKEEYGNEQFMLWRRSYDTPPPAIEAGSEYSQDTDPRYANLDEVPLTECLLDVVKRLIPYWEDTISQELLAGRNVLVTAHGNSLRALVKHLDGISDEDIAGLNIPTGIPLRYDLDENLKPLNPGGTYLDPEAAAAGAAAVANQGGK; this comes from the coding sequence ATGAACGCCATGAGTATCGGAACCCTGGTCCTGCTCCGCCACGGCGAGAGCGAATGGAATGCACTCAATCTGTTCACCGGCTGGGTGGACGTACACCTGACAGACAAGGGCATGGCCGAGGGCAAGCGCGCCGGCGAACTGCTCGCCGAGCACAACCTGTTGCCCGACGTTCTCTACACGTCTCTGCTGCGCCGCGCGATCAGCACCGCAAACCTCGCGCTCGACGCCGCCGATCGCCACTGGATCCCCGTGGTCCGCGACTGGCGCCTCAACGAGCGTCACTACGGCGCTCTGCAGGGCAAGAACAAGGCGCAGACCAAGGAAGAGTACGGAAACGAGCAGTTCATGCTCTGGCGTCGTAGCTACGACACCCCGCCGCCCGCCATCGAAGCCGGCAGCGAGTACAGCCAGGACACCGATCCCCGGTACGCGAACCTCGACGAGGTTCCCTTGACCGAGTGCCTGCTCGACGTCGTCAAGCGTCTGATCCCGTACTGGGAGGACACCATCTCCCAGGAGCTGCTCGCCGGTCGGAACGTGCTGGTCACCGCGCACGGCAACTCGCTGCGTGCGTTGGTCAAGCACCTCGACGGCATCTCGGACGAGGACATCGCGGGCCTGAACATCCCGACCGGAATCCCGCTGCGTTACGACCTCGACGAGAACCTGAAGCCGCTCAATCCCGGCGGCACCTACCTGGATCCGGAGGCCGCAGCTGCCGGCGCCGCCGCGGTGGCGAATCAGGGCGGAAAGTAG
- a CDS encoding sensor histidine kinase — translation MSVVIAVLLVVVAGLVGYLVGGVLVPRLSSRQSQRSDEQTGLTMSQVLDLIVLASESGIAVVDGFHDVVLFNPRAEELGLVKNRLVDERAWRAAQEVLRTGQPVEVDLTAQTAQRGRDKIAVRGTARLLSKDDRNFVVLFADDDSEQVRMEATRRDFVANVSHELKTPVGAMSLLAEALLESADDPESVRHFGERVLGESIRLGKMVTELIALSRLQGAEKLPDLDVVDVDTVVSEALSRSNLSAEAAGITVTTDHPSGLEVLGDQTLLVTALSNLIENAIAYSPKGSPVSVSRSVRGDNVAIAVTDRGEGIAKADQERVFERFFRVDKARSRQTGGTGLGLAIVKHVAANHNGSIELWSKPGTGSTFTLQIPAHVESDDDIDSDDAGTAGSTRIGRREQGSRENGMEAKR, via the coding sequence GTGAGTGTCGTGATTGCAGTGCTGCTGGTCGTGGTCGCCGGCTTGGTCGGCTACCTCGTCGGCGGGGTGCTGGTACCCAGGCTGTCGTCGCGCCAGAGTCAGCGCTCGGACGAACAGACCGGGCTCACGATGTCCCAGGTTCTCGACCTCATCGTGTTGGCTTCGGAAAGCGGTATCGCCGTCGTCGACGGTTTTCACGACGTCGTGCTCTTCAATCCTCGCGCCGAGGAACTCGGTCTCGTCAAGAATCGTCTGGTCGACGAGCGAGCTTGGCGGGCTGCTCAGGAAGTTCTGCGGACGGGTCAACCCGTCGAGGTCGATCTGACGGCGCAGACCGCTCAGCGGGGCCGCGACAAGATCGCGGTACGTGGCACGGCCCGGTTGCTCAGCAAGGACGATCGCAACTTCGTGGTCCTGTTCGCCGACGACGATTCCGAGCAGGTCCGCATGGAGGCGACCCGACGCGATTTCGTCGCGAACGTCAGCCACGAACTCAAGACGCCGGTCGGTGCGATGAGCCTGCTCGCGGAGGCGCTGCTCGAGTCCGCTGACGACCCGGAATCGGTGCGCCACTTCGGCGAACGGGTGCTCGGTGAGTCGATTCGTCTGGGCAAGATGGTCACCGAGTTGATCGCACTCTCGCGTCTGCAAGGTGCCGAGAAGCTGCCGGATCTCGACGTGGTCGACGTCGACACCGTGGTGTCCGAAGCACTGTCGAGGTCGAATCTGTCGGCCGAGGCCGCCGGGATCACGGTCACCACCGACCATCCGAGTGGGCTGGAAGTGCTCGGGGATCAGACTCTCCTCGTCACGGCATTGTCCAACCTCATCGAGAACGCTATTGCGTACTCGCCCAAGGGTTCTCCGGTGTCCGTCAGTCGTTCGGTGCGCGGCGACAATGTCGCGATCGCAGTCACCGACCGAGGAGAAGGCATCGCGAAAGCGGACCAGGAGCGAGTGTTCGAGAGATTCTTCCGCGTGGACAAGGCGCGGTCACGGCAGACCGGTGGAACCGGTCTGGGGCTGGCGATCGTCAAACACGTCGCGGCCAATCACAACGGCTCCATCGAACTGTGGAGCAAACCGGGTACAGGGTCTACCTTCACGTTGCAGATACCGGCACACGTGGAGTCGGACGACGACATCGACTCTGACGACGCGGGAACCGCCGGTTCCACGCGGATCGGCAGACGAGAACAAGGCAGTAGAGAAAACGGCATGGAGGCCAAACGATGA
- a CDS encoding response regulator transcription factor yields MTSVLIVEDEESLADPLAFLLRKEGFETTIVNDGPSALAEFDRSGADIVLLDLMLPGMSGTDVCKALRSRSGVPVIMVTARDSEIDKVVGLELGADDYVTKPYSARELIARIRAVLRRGVENEADLASDNGVLEAGPVRMDVERHVVQVAGNPVTLPLKEFDLLEYLLRNSGRVLTRGQLIDRVWGADYVGDTKTLDVHVKRLRSKIESDPAKPEHLVTVRGLGYKLEA; encoded by the coding sequence ATGACGAGTGTGCTGATCGTGGAGGACGAGGAGTCCTTGGCGGACCCGCTGGCGTTCCTGCTCCGCAAGGAGGGCTTCGAGACCACCATCGTCAACGACGGACCGTCGGCGTTGGCGGAATTCGATCGCTCCGGAGCGGACATCGTCCTGCTCGACCTCATGCTGCCCGGCATGAGTGGCACGGACGTCTGCAAGGCGCTGCGGTCGCGCTCCGGCGTTCCCGTCATCATGGTGACGGCGCGTGACAGTGAGATCGACAAGGTTGTCGGCCTGGAACTCGGTGCGGACGACTATGTGACCAAACCGTATTCGGCGCGCGAGCTGATCGCTCGCATCCGTGCGGTGCTGCGCCGCGGGGTGGAGAACGAGGCGGACCTCGCCTCCGACAACGGGGTGCTCGAGGCCGGACCGGTACGGATGGACGTCGAGCGCCACGTCGTGCAGGTCGCGGGTAACCCGGTGACGTTGCCGCTCAAGGAGTTCGACCTCCTCGAGTACCTGCTCCGCAACTCCGGTCGGGTGCTGACCCGCGGACAGTTGATCGACCGCGTCTGGGGCGCCGACTACGTCGGTGACACCAAAACCCTTGACGTACACGTGAAGCGGTTGCGTTCGAAGATCGAATCGGATCCGGCCAAGCCGGAACATCTGGTCACGGTCCGTGGGTTGGGTTACAAGCTCGAAGCGTGA
- a CDS encoding Ppx/GppA phosphatase family protein produces the protein MRLGVLDVGSNTVHLLVVDAHRGGHPTPMSSTKSTLRLAENTDDRGDITTSGADRLVSTVSEFAGIAKTSGCEEMMAFATSAVRDANNSEAVLARVRAETGVNLEVLSGVDEARLTFLAVRRWYGWSAGRILNLDIGGGSLELTAGGDEDPDVAFSLQLGAGRLTRDWLQADPPGKRRVAVLRDWLDAELVGPAKELRAAGDWDRTVGTSKTFRSLARLTGAAPSAAGPRAKRTLTSSGLRQLIAFISRMTAADRAELEGVSSDRSQQIVAGALIAEATMRALGVDELEICPWALREGLILRKLDTEMGGELVVSA, from the coding sequence GTGCGACTAGGGGTACTCGACGTCGGAAGCAATACCGTCCATCTATTGGTTGTGGACGCCCATCGGGGCGGCCACCCAACACCCATGAGCTCGACCAAGTCCACGTTGAGGCTGGCAGAAAACACTGACGACCGCGGCGATATCACCACGTCAGGAGCCGATCGGTTGGTCTCGACGGTTTCCGAATTCGCCGGTATCGCCAAGACGTCCGGGTGCGAGGAAATGATGGCTTTTGCCACTTCCGCGGTCCGTGACGCCAACAATTCCGAAGCCGTACTCGCCCGCGTCCGCGCCGAGACCGGAGTCAACCTCGAGGTTCTGTCCGGGGTCGACGAAGCCCGCTTGACCTTTCTGGCCGTGCGCCGCTGGTACGGCTGGAGCGCCGGACGCATCCTGAACCTGGACATCGGCGGCGGCTCGCTCGAACTCACCGCAGGTGGTGACGAGGATCCGGACGTCGCCTTCTCACTGCAACTCGGTGCCGGACGGTTGACGCGCGACTGGCTACAGGCTGATCCGCCGGGCAAGCGCCGGGTCGCTGTATTGCGCGACTGGCTGGACGCGGAGTTGGTCGGACCAGCCAAGGAACTGCGCGCCGCCGGCGACTGGGACCGCACGGTCGGGACTTCGAAGACCTTCCGATCGTTGGCTCGGCTCACCGGCGCGGCCCCTTCTGCCGCAGGCCCCCGGGCAAAACGGACCCTGACTTCCAGCGGACTCAGGCAACTCATAGCCTTCATATCCAGGATGACGGCAGCGGACCGTGCAGAATTGGAAGGAGTGAGCTCGGATCGGTCACAGCAGATTGTGGCCGGCGCGCTCATCGCAGAGGCAACCATGCGGGCGCTCGGAGTGGACGAACTGGAAATTTGTCCCTGGGCACTGCGTGAGGGTCTGATTCTGCGAAAGCTCGACACAGAAATGGGCGGTGAATTGGTGGTGAGTGCTTGA
- a CDS encoding sugar phosphate isomerase/epimerase family protein: MIGGSQRMIRRPIAVGLSTASVYPENTEAAFRYAADLGYDGVELMVWAESVSQDIGAVAALVRKYAIPVQAVHAPCLLISQRVWGSDPVEKLERSVRTAETLGATTVVVHPPFRWQRKYAEGFAEQVVELESKSSVVVAVENMFPMRADSFFGGKDKSAERLRKRGGPGAALSAFSPSYDPTDSDHAHYTLDLSHTATAGMDALELASRMGKGLEHLHLADGRGASMDEHLIPGHGSQPCAELCQQLAASEFSGQAVIEINTQNARTRRERSSMLAQALAFAREHLARSAVAGK; this comes from the coding sequence ATGATCGGGGGATCGCAGCGCATGATTCGTCGGCCGATAGCCGTCGGCCTGTCGACGGCTTCGGTATATCCGGAGAACACGGAAGCAGCATTTCGCTACGCCGCTGATCTCGGATACGACGGTGTCGAACTGATGGTGTGGGCCGAATCCGTGAGTCAGGACATCGGTGCTGTTGCCGCCCTCGTTCGCAAGTACGCCATTCCGGTGCAGGCGGTGCATGCGCCGTGTCTGCTGATTTCGCAGCGCGTGTGGGGTTCCGATCCGGTCGAGAAGCTCGAGCGTTCGGTGCGCACCGCCGAAACCTTGGGAGCGACGACGGTGGTCGTCCACCCGCCGTTCCGGTGGCAGCGCAAGTACGCCGAAGGCTTCGCGGAACAGGTTGTCGAACTCGAATCGAAGAGCAGCGTCGTTGTGGCGGTGGAGAACATGTTCCCCATGCGCGCCGACAGCTTCTTCGGCGGCAAGGACAAGTCCGCGGAGCGTCTGCGTAAACGTGGCGGTCCAGGGGCAGCGTTGTCCGCGTTCAGTCCGTCGTACGACCCGACCGATTCCGATCATGCTCACTACACACTCGACCTGTCGCACACCGCGACGGCGGGCATGGATGCCCTGGAGTTGGCCTCCCGTATGGGCAAGGGGCTCGAGCACCTGCACCTGGCCGACGGTCGCGGGGCGTCGATGGACGAGCACCTGATTCCGGGGCATGGCTCACAGCCGTGCGCGGAGTTGTGTCAGCAATTGGCTGCGAGCGAATTCAGCGGCCAGGCAGTCATCGAGATCAACACACAGAACGCGCGCACCCGGCGGGAGCGGTCGTCGATGCTGGCGCAGGCGCTCGCGTTTGCACGCGAGCACCTGGCACGCTCAGCGGTGGCCGGCAAGTAG